TACAAACTGCGCAAGGCCAATCTGCTGGAAGAGAACGATCCGGCCCAGGAACTCAACGAGCGCCGGACGGACGAGCTGCTGGACCCGCGGCGGCCCCAGGTGCCGGCGGCCCACTCGCTGGAGGAGATCCTGCCGGCCTTCACGGAGCACGACCTGAAGGATCTGGTGGCCGTGGACGAGCAGGGCCGGGTGGTGGGCATGGTGAACTTCGCCGACCTGCGCTTCATCATCGGCCAGGAGCGCGCGCTCTCGATCATCCGCACACGGGAGGTGGCGGAGCCCACCCCGCGGATCACGCCCGCCACCTCGCTGGGGGATCTGAAGGAGGCTTTCGACCAGGTGGGTTTCGACTATCTGCCCGTCCTGGACGACGAGGGCCGCCTGCTCGGCATCGTCTGTCGGACGGCGCTGAACCAGAGCCTGAATCGCGTGTTGCGAAATCGCCAGCTGCTGCGACAGCAGAACCGCTGGGTGTTCAAATAGCGCCCGGCCAGCCACAGGAATTGCCGAGGGAGAGACAATGGAGCATCATGTACTGGTCCGACCCGGCGGGTCGAGGGAGAGCTAATGGAACACCACGTCCTCGTTCGACCCGAGCACCTCAACCAGTATGGCTTCCTGTTCGGCGGCTACCTGCTGATGTGGGTGGACGAGACCGCCTGGATCGCCGCCAGTCTGGACTACCCGGGCTGCCGCTTCGTCACAGTGGCCATGAATCGGGTGGAGTTCCGCCACAACGTGCGGGCAGGCAGCCTGCTCAAGCTGGACATCCACCGCGTGCGGCGCGGCACCACGTCGGTGGACTACCAGGTGGACGTGAGCCGGGCGGGCAGCGAGGGCGCGGCGCCCCACGGACAGAGCGGCGGCGCGGCCATCGGGGAGGCCATCTTCTCCACGACCGTGAGTTTTGTGCGGGTGGACGTCGATGGAAAGAAGTTGGCGCTGCCGGAGGCGTGAGGGGAGGTTCTGAATTTTGAACAGGCGCGCCCTCCCTCTTGCCCCCCGCCCGCCCCTAGAAGGGAGGTTCCGGGGGCGCCGCGGCCAAACGGAGAGCGCGAGAATCAGGTTCCCGGCATTCCGGCATTGAATCAGCATTGACTCGAAGTCCCGGCAAGTCAGCCGAACAACCGGTCGGCACTCGACATTCAACCGTACCCGATTGTCCAACCCTTCGACAGGCTGGACCCGGGGCAGGGAGGATCCCATGTGGGGTATCGTTTCCGTCGTCGCAGCGGTGGTGGTGGTCATCCTGCTGTTCGAAGCGCTGGACGTGGTGAAACATCTCAAGCAGCGCCTGGCGGGCCCGACCGCCAAGCCAGAGCTGGAGGCGCGGGTGACGGATCTCGAGCGCCGGGTGGCCGCCCTGGAGCGCCAGCGCGACTAGTCCCGCCCGGGGTCGGTTGAGCGTGCGTCGCCGCCGAAGACTCCGCCCTGGCTGGCCTGCAGCTGGCGCTCTTGCCAGCGCGTGCCGAGCCGGTGATACAAGACCAGGGCCAGCGTGCTGCTGATGCCCGAGCCCGCCACCATCAGAAAGACCCCCAGGATGCCCAGCGCCGTGTTGCGGCTGGGCGCCGCCAGCACCAGGGTCACAGTGAACAGGAAGTAGGAGAGCGCGGTCCCCGTCAGAAACACGGCCAGGCCAACCAGCGCGAAGCGCAGCGGCGGACGGGGCGGAGCTGGGGGAAGGTTGGCCTCCAGCGGATCCAAATGCTCAGACATCCTCGCCTCCCTTGTCCGGCGGCCGGCGCTGGCGTTTCAGGTCGCCCAGACGCCGCTTCTCCCCCAGAATCCGCTCCTGCACCCGGCGCAGGCGCTTGACGCGGGTTACCCGCGGCGTCACCACCCGGGCCGCCGCCTCCAGCTTGAGAGAAAGCCGCAACAGCGCCAGCTGCAGGTTCTGATGCTGGCTGCGGGTCTCGTCGCAGACCACGCGCAGCCCGCTGGGCAGGTGCAGCAGATCCACGCGGCTCTCGGTCACGTTGCGGTGCTGGCCGCCCGGCCCGGATCCCCGGGAACGGCGCACCAGACACTCGCGCAGCAGCTGGTCCAAATCCAGGCTCATGGCTGCTTCGTCGGTCCCAGTTCGCGCAGCAGCGCGGCCACGGCCGCCTGGAGCTGCAAGTCCTGCCCCGTGCTCACCGTGCCGGGCGTGTTGTCCACGCGGATGTCCGGCTCCAGCTGGTGGTTCTCCAGGAAGGTGCCCTGCTCATCCATCAGGCCCACTTCGGGAATGCCGAAGACCAGCCGGCCGCCCATCAGGCCCTCCCACCAGACGGAGGTGCCCGTGCCCGCCACGGGCATGCCCACCAGCTGGCCCAGCTGGCTGTCCTTGTAGGCGAAGGGGAAGCAGTGGGCGTCGCTGTAGTTGGCCTCGTTCATCAGCACGATGGAGGGCCGCAGCCAGTGCTGCCAGGGATCCTCGCCGATCACGTGCTGGTCCGGCCGGACCACGTTGCGGAAGATCCGCCGCCCGCCCAGGAAGGTGATCAGCTGGTTGGTGAGGTTGCCGCCGCCGTTGTGGCGGCTGTCCACCACCAGGGCCTCGCGGTCGGCCAGCCGGCCCAGGGCCTCGTGCACCAGGCGCCGGTAGCTGCCGCCGTCCATGCTCTCCACGTGCACGTAGCCCAGCCGACCCTGGGAGAGCCGTTCCACCTCGTCGGCGTTGCGCCGGACCCAGCGTTCGTACAACAGGCGCTGACGCGCTCCGCTCGCCACGGCCGTGACGGTCTGCTCGTAGGCCACGCCCTTTTCGTCGCGCAGGCTGAGCAGCACCTGCTGTCCGGCGCGCCGGTTGAGGGCCAGCCAGGACTCCTCCGTGGCGTCCAGCGGCCGGCCGTTCACGGCCAGCAGCGTGTGTCCCGCGCGCACGCGGCTGTCGCTGCGGTCGCAGGGCCCCAGGGGCAGCACCTCGGCCACGCGCCAGCCCGTCCCCGTCCAGGCGGGATCGAAGAGCAGGCCCAGGTCCGCCGTGGCGTCGCCGTCCTCCGGACGCCAGGAGACGAAGCAGCCGGTGTGCGAGGCGTTCAACTCGCCCAGCAGCTCGGACATGCACTCGGCGAAGTCGCGCGGGTGGTCGATGGCCGGCAGGTAGCGGCGGTAGGTCGCGCGCAGCCCGTTCCAGTCCACGCCGTGCAGGCCCGGGCTGTAGAACTTCTCCCGCACCTGGCGCCAGATGTGGTCGAATTGGTACTCCCACTCCCGGTCCTGGCGCAGGGTCATCTCGGGCTCGCAGGCCACGTCCTCCGGGGCCTCCTCGGCCAGGTCGAACTTGAGCAGCCGACCACCGGCCGCCAGCAGGAAGAGGGCCTCGTCCGTGGCGCCCACGAAGGCGCCGTGATCCAGCTCCAGCGCCCCCAGCAGGCGCGTCTCGTGCTTGCGCAGCTTGGTCTCGTAGAGGTCGAAGCCCTTGGTGTAGGCGGCCAGCGTGTAGAGGGTCT
This sequence is a window from Candidatus Delongbacteria bacterium. Protein-coding genes within it:
- a CDS encoding acyl-CoA thioesterase — its product is MEHHVLVRPEHLNQYGFLFGGYLLMWVDETAWIAASLDYPGCRFVTVAMNRVEFRHNVRAGSLLKLDIHRVRRGTTSVDYQVDVSRAGSEGAAPHGQSGGAAIGEAIFSTTVSFVRVDVDGKKLALPEA
- a CDS encoding peptide chain release factor-like protein; the encoded protein is MSLDLDQLLRECLVRRSRGSGPGGQHRNVTESRVDLLHLPSGLRVVCDETRSQHQNLQLALLRLSLKLEAAARVVTPRVTRVKRLRRVQERILGEKRRLGDLKRQRRPPDKGGEDV